The following proteins are co-located in the Callithrix jacchus isolate 240 chromosome 10, calJac240_pri, whole genome shotgun sequence genome:
- the BBS1 gene encoding BBSome complex member BBS1 isoform X1: MAAVSSSDTDGCGAESNEANSKWLDAHYDPMANIHTFSACLALADLHGDGEYKLVVGDLGPGGQQPRLKVLKGPLVMTKSPLPALPAAAATFFMEPHEPRTPALALASGPCVYVYKNLRPYFKFSLPQLPPNPLEQDLWNQAKEDQIDPLTLKEMLESIRCYAGPSLCRETAEEPLSVQSLSFLQLELSEMEAFVNQHKSKSIKRQTVITTMTTLKKNLADEDAVSCLVLGTENKELLVLDPEAFTILAKMSLPSVPVFLEVSGQFDVEFRLAAACRNGNIYIMRRDSKHPKYCIELSAQPVGLVRVHKILVVGSTQDSLHGFTHKGKKLWTVQMPAAILTMNLLEQHSRGLQAVMAGLANGEVRIYRDKALLNVIRTPDAVTSLCFGRYGREDNTLIMTTRGGGLIIKILKRTAVFVEGGSELGPPPAQAIKLSVPRKTRLYVDQTLREREAGTAMHRAFQTDLYLLRLRAARTYLQALESSLSPVSTTAREPLKLHAMVQGLGPTFKLTLHLQNTSTARPILGLLICFLYNEALYALPRAFFKVPLLVPGLSYPLETFVESLSNKGISDIIKVLVLREGQSAPLLSAHVNMPGSEGLVAT, encoded by the exons ATGGCCGCTGTGTCCTCATCGGATACCGACGGCTGCGGAGCTGAGAG CAATGAGGCCAATTCGAAATGGTTGGATGCGCACTACGACCCAATGGCCAACATCCACACCTTTTCTGCCTGCTTAG CGCTGGCAGATTTGCATGGGGATGGGGAATACAAG CTGGTGGTAGGAGACCTTGGCCCTGGTGGGCAGCAGCCCCGCCTGAAGGTGCTCAAAGGACCACTGGTGATGACCAAAAGCCCGCTACCTGCTCTACCAGCTGCGGCCGCCACCTTCTTCATGGAGCCACATGAGCCCCGGACCCCAGCTCTGGCACTTGCTTCAGGCccttgtgtctatgtgtataaGAATCTCAGACCCTACTTCAAGTTCAGCCTGCCCCAATTGCCTCCAAACCCTCTGGAACAAGACCTTTGGAACCAGGCCAAAGAG GACCAGATCGACCCCTTAACCCTGAaggagatgctggagagcatCCG CTGCTATGCTGGCCCCTCTCTTTGCAGAGAGACAGCAGAGGAGCCTTTATCCGTCCAGTCACTCAG TTTTCTGCAGCTGGAGCTGAGTGAAATGGAGGCATTTGTAAACCAACACAAGTCCAAGTCCATCAAGCGGCAG ACAGTCATCACCACCATGACCACCTTGAAGAAGAACCTGGCTGACGAGGATGCTGTGTCTTGCCTGGTGCTGGGCACTGAGAACAAGGAGCTCCTGGTGCTTGACCCCGAGGCCTTCACCATTTTAGCAAAG ATGAGCCTTCCCAGCGTCCCCGTCTTCCTAGAGGTTTCTGGCCAGTTTGATGTCGAATTCCGGCTTGCTGCGGCCTGCCGCAATGGAAACATCTACATTATGAGAAG AGACTCCAAGCACCCCAAGTACTGCATCGAGCTGAGCGCCCAGCCTGTAGGACTTGTCCGAGTACACAAGATCCTGGTTGTGGGCAGCACCCAAGACAGCCTGCACGGCTTCACCCACAAG GGTAAGAAGCTGTGGACAGTGCAGATGCCCGCAGCCATCCTGACCATGAACCTCCTGGAGCAGCATTCCCGGGGCCTGCAGGCCGTCATGGCTGGGCTGGCCAATGGAGAGGTTCGCATTTATCGCGACAAGGCCCTGCTCAACGTCATCCGCACCCCG GATGCAGTGACCAGCCTTTGCTTTGGCCGTTATGGGCGGGAGGACAACACCCTCATCATGACCACACGAG GCGGCGGACTGATCATCAAAATCCTGAAGCGTACAGCAGTGTTTGTAGAGGGAGGAAGTGAGCTGGGTCCCCCACCAGCCCAGGCCATCAAACTCAGTGTGCCTCGAAAGACCCGGCTTTATGTGGATCAGACACTGCGAGAGCGGGAGGCTGGCACCG CCATGCACCGGGCCTTCCAGACAGATCTCTACCTGCTGCGCCTGCGGGCTGCCCGCACCTACCTGCAGGCCcttgagtccagcctgagccCCGTGTCCACGACAGCCCGAGAGCCACTGAAGCTGCACGCCATG GTTCAGGGCCTGGGCCCCACCTTTAAGCTCACACTTCACCTGCAGAACACCTCGACAGCCCGTCCTATCCTGGGGCTGCTGATCTGCTTCCTGTACAACGAGGCGCTCTATGCCCTGCCCCGGGCCTTCTTCAAG GTACCCTTGCTGGTGCCAGGGCTCAGCTACCCCCTGGAGACCTTTGTGGAGAGTCTCAGTAACAAGGGAATCTCAGACATCATCAAG GTGCTGGTCCTTCGAGAAGGCCAAAGCGCACCCCTGCTGAGCGCCCACGTCAACATGCCCGGGAGTGAGGGGCTGGTGGCCACCTGA
- the BBS1 gene encoding BBSome complex member BBS1 isoform X2 yields MAAVSSSDTDGCGAESNEANSKWLDAHYDPMANIHTFSACLALADLHGDGEYKLVVGDLGPGGQQPRLKVLKGPLVMTKSPLPALPAAAATFFMEPHEPRTPALALASGPCVYVYKNLRPYFKFSLPQLPPNPLEQDLWNQAKEDQIDPLTLKEMLESIRETAEEPLSVQSLSFLQLELSEMEAFVNQHKSKSIKRQTVITTMTTLKKNLADEDAVSCLVLGTENKELLVLDPEAFTILAKMSLPSVPVFLEVSGQFDVEFRLAAACRNGNIYIMRRDSKHPKYCIELSAQPVGLVRVHKILVVGSTQDSLHGFTHKGKKLWTVQMPAAILTMNLLEQHSRGLQAVMAGLANGEVRIYRDKALLNVIRTPDAVTSLCFGRYGREDNTLIMTTRGGGLIIKILKRTAVFVEGGSELGPPPAQAIKLSVPRKTRLYVDQTLREREAGTAMHRAFQTDLYLLRLRAARTYLQALESSLSPVSTTAREPLKLHAMVQGLGPTFKLTLHLQNTSTARPILGLLICFLYNEALYALPRAFFKVPLLVPGLSYPLETFVESLSNKGISDIIKVLVLREGQSAPLLSAHVNMPGSEGLVAT; encoded by the exons ATGGCCGCTGTGTCCTCATCGGATACCGACGGCTGCGGAGCTGAGAG CAATGAGGCCAATTCGAAATGGTTGGATGCGCACTACGACCCAATGGCCAACATCCACACCTTTTCTGCCTGCTTAG CGCTGGCAGATTTGCATGGGGATGGGGAATACAAG CTGGTGGTAGGAGACCTTGGCCCTGGTGGGCAGCAGCCCCGCCTGAAGGTGCTCAAAGGACCACTGGTGATGACCAAAAGCCCGCTACCTGCTCTACCAGCTGCGGCCGCCACCTTCTTCATGGAGCCACATGAGCCCCGGACCCCAGCTCTGGCACTTGCTTCAGGCccttgtgtctatgtgtataaGAATCTCAGACCCTACTTCAAGTTCAGCCTGCCCCAATTGCCTCCAAACCCTCTGGAACAAGACCTTTGGAACCAGGCCAAAGAG GACCAGATCGACCCCTTAACCCTGAaggagatgctggagagcatCCG AGAGACAGCAGAGGAGCCTTTATCCGTCCAGTCACTCAG TTTTCTGCAGCTGGAGCTGAGTGAAATGGAGGCATTTGTAAACCAACACAAGTCCAAGTCCATCAAGCGGCAG ACAGTCATCACCACCATGACCACCTTGAAGAAGAACCTGGCTGACGAGGATGCTGTGTCTTGCCTGGTGCTGGGCACTGAGAACAAGGAGCTCCTGGTGCTTGACCCCGAGGCCTTCACCATTTTAGCAAAG ATGAGCCTTCCCAGCGTCCCCGTCTTCCTAGAGGTTTCTGGCCAGTTTGATGTCGAATTCCGGCTTGCTGCGGCCTGCCGCAATGGAAACATCTACATTATGAGAAG AGACTCCAAGCACCCCAAGTACTGCATCGAGCTGAGCGCCCAGCCTGTAGGACTTGTCCGAGTACACAAGATCCTGGTTGTGGGCAGCACCCAAGACAGCCTGCACGGCTTCACCCACAAG GGTAAGAAGCTGTGGACAGTGCAGATGCCCGCAGCCATCCTGACCATGAACCTCCTGGAGCAGCATTCCCGGGGCCTGCAGGCCGTCATGGCTGGGCTGGCCAATGGAGAGGTTCGCATTTATCGCGACAAGGCCCTGCTCAACGTCATCCGCACCCCG GATGCAGTGACCAGCCTTTGCTTTGGCCGTTATGGGCGGGAGGACAACACCCTCATCATGACCACACGAG GCGGCGGACTGATCATCAAAATCCTGAAGCGTACAGCAGTGTTTGTAGAGGGAGGAAGTGAGCTGGGTCCCCCACCAGCCCAGGCCATCAAACTCAGTGTGCCTCGAAAGACCCGGCTTTATGTGGATCAGACACTGCGAGAGCGGGAGGCTGGCACCG CCATGCACCGGGCCTTCCAGACAGATCTCTACCTGCTGCGCCTGCGGGCTGCCCGCACCTACCTGCAGGCCcttgagtccagcctgagccCCGTGTCCACGACAGCCCGAGAGCCACTGAAGCTGCACGCCATG GTTCAGGGCCTGGGCCCCACCTTTAAGCTCACACTTCACCTGCAGAACACCTCGACAGCCCGTCCTATCCTGGGGCTGCTGATCTGCTTCCTGTACAACGAGGCGCTCTATGCCCTGCCCCGGGCCTTCTTCAAG GTACCCTTGCTGGTGCCAGGGCTCAGCTACCCCCTGGAGACCTTTGTGGAGAGTCTCAGTAACAAGGGAATCTCAGACATCATCAAG GTGCTGGTCCTTCGAGAAGGCCAAAGCGCACCCCTGCTGAGCGCCCACGTCAACATGCCCGGGAGTGAGGGGCTGGTGGCCACCTGA
- the BBS1 gene encoding BBSome complex member BBS1 isoform X4 translates to MAAVSSSDTDGCGAESNEANSKWLDAHYDPMANIHTFSACLALADLHGDGEYKLVVGDLGPGGQQPRLKVLKGPLVMTKSPLPALPAAAATFFMEPHEPRTPALALASGPCVYVYKNLRPYFKFSLPQLPPNPLEQDLWNQAKEDQIDPLTLKEMLESIRETAEEPLSVQSLSFLQLELSEMEAFVNQHKSKSIKRQTVITTMTTLKKNLADEDAVSCLVLGTENKELLVLDPEAFTILAKMSLPSVPVFLEVSGQFDVEFRLAAACRNGNIYIMRRDSKHPKYCIELSAQPVGLVRVHKILVVGSTQDSLHGFTHKGKKLWTVQMPAAILTMNLLEQHSRGLQAVMAGLANGEVRIYRDKALLNVIRTPDAVTSLCFGRYGREDNTLIMTTRAMHRAFQTDLYLLRLRAARTYLQALESSLSPVSTTAREPLKLHAMVQGLGPTFKLTLHLQNTSTARPILGLLICFLYNEALYALPRAFFKVPLLVPGLSYPLETFVESLSNKGISDIIKVLVLREGQSAPLLSAHVNMPGSEGLVAT, encoded by the exons ATGGCCGCTGTGTCCTCATCGGATACCGACGGCTGCGGAGCTGAGAG CAATGAGGCCAATTCGAAATGGTTGGATGCGCACTACGACCCAATGGCCAACATCCACACCTTTTCTGCCTGCTTAG CGCTGGCAGATTTGCATGGGGATGGGGAATACAAG CTGGTGGTAGGAGACCTTGGCCCTGGTGGGCAGCAGCCCCGCCTGAAGGTGCTCAAAGGACCACTGGTGATGACCAAAAGCCCGCTACCTGCTCTACCAGCTGCGGCCGCCACCTTCTTCATGGAGCCACATGAGCCCCGGACCCCAGCTCTGGCACTTGCTTCAGGCccttgtgtctatgtgtataaGAATCTCAGACCCTACTTCAAGTTCAGCCTGCCCCAATTGCCTCCAAACCCTCTGGAACAAGACCTTTGGAACCAGGCCAAAGAG GACCAGATCGACCCCTTAACCCTGAaggagatgctggagagcatCCG AGAGACAGCAGAGGAGCCTTTATCCGTCCAGTCACTCAG TTTTCTGCAGCTGGAGCTGAGTGAAATGGAGGCATTTGTAAACCAACACAAGTCCAAGTCCATCAAGCGGCAG ACAGTCATCACCACCATGACCACCTTGAAGAAGAACCTGGCTGACGAGGATGCTGTGTCTTGCCTGGTGCTGGGCACTGAGAACAAGGAGCTCCTGGTGCTTGACCCCGAGGCCTTCACCATTTTAGCAAAG ATGAGCCTTCCCAGCGTCCCCGTCTTCCTAGAGGTTTCTGGCCAGTTTGATGTCGAATTCCGGCTTGCTGCGGCCTGCCGCAATGGAAACATCTACATTATGAGAAG AGACTCCAAGCACCCCAAGTACTGCATCGAGCTGAGCGCCCAGCCTGTAGGACTTGTCCGAGTACACAAGATCCTGGTTGTGGGCAGCACCCAAGACAGCCTGCACGGCTTCACCCACAAG GGTAAGAAGCTGTGGACAGTGCAGATGCCCGCAGCCATCCTGACCATGAACCTCCTGGAGCAGCATTCCCGGGGCCTGCAGGCCGTCATGGCTGGGCTGGCCAATGGAGAGGTTCGCATTTATCGCGACAAGGCCCTGCTCAACGTCATCCGCACCCCG GATGCAGTGACCAGCCTTTGCTTTGGCCGTTATGGGCGGGAGGACAACACCCTCATCATGACCACACGAG CCATGCACCGGGCCTTCCAGACAGATCTCTACCTGCTGCGCCTGCGGGCTGCCCGCACCTACCTGCAGGCCcttgagtccagcctgagccCCGTGTCCACGACAGCCCGAGAGCCACTGAAGCTGCACGCCATG GTTCAGGGCCTGGGCCCCACCTTTAAGCTCACACTTCACCTGCAGAACACCTCGACAGCCCGTCCTATCCTGGGGCTGCTGATCTGCTTCCTGTACAACGAGGCGCTCTATGCCCTGCCCCGGGCCTTCTTCAAG GTACCCTTGCTGGTGCCAGGGCTCAGCTACCCCCTGGAGACCTTTGTGGAGAGTCTCAGTAACAAGGGAATCTCAGACATCATCAAG GTGCTGGTCCTTCGAGAAGGCCAAAGCGCACCCCTGCTGAGCGCCCACGTCAACATGCCCGGGAGTGAGGGGCTGGTGGCCACCTGA
- the BBS1 gene encoding BBSome complex member BBS1 isoform X5 codes for MTKSPLPALPAAAATFFMEPHEPRTPALALASGPCVYVYKNLRPYFKFSLPQLPPNPLEQDLWNQAKEDQIDPLTLKEMLESIRCYAGPSLCRETAEEPLSVQSLSFLQLELSEMEAFVNQHKSKSIKRQTVITTMTTLKKNLADEDAVSCLVLGTENKELLVLDPEAFTILAKMSLPSVPVFLEVSGQFDVEFRLAAACRNGNIYIMRRDSKHPKYCIELSAQPVGLVRVHKILVVGSTQDSLHGFTHKGKKLWTVQMPAAILTMNLLEQHSRGLQAVMAGLANGEVRIYRDKALLNVIRTPDAVTSLCFGRYGREDNTLIMTTRGGGLIIKILKRTAVFVEGGSELGPPPAQAIKLSVPRKTRLYVDQTLREREAGTAMHRAFQTDLYLLRLRAARTYLQALESSLSPVSTTAREPLKLHAMVQGLGPTFKLTLHLQNTSTARPILGLLICFLYNEALYALPRAFFKVPLLVPGLSYPLETFVESLSNKGISDIIKVLVLREGQSAPLLSAHVNMPGSEGLVAT; via the exons ATGACCAAAAGCCCGCTACCTGCTCTACCAGCTGCGGCCGCCACCTTCTTCATGGAGCCACATGAGCCCCGGACCCCAGCTCTGGCACTTGCTTCAGGCccttgtgtctatgtgtataaGAATCTCAGACCCTACTTCAAGTTCAGCCTGCCCCAATTGCCTCCAAACCCTCTGGAACAAGACCTTTGGAACCAGGCCAAAGAG GACCAGATCGACCCCTTAACCCTGAaggagatgctggagagcatCCG CTGCTATGCTGGCCCCTCTCTTTGCAGAGAGACAGCAGAGGAGCCTTTATCCGTCCAGTCACTCAG TTTTCTGCAGCTGGAGCTGAGTGAAATGGAGGCATTTGTAAACCAACACAAGTCCAAGTCCATCAAGCGGCAG ACAGTCATCACCACCATGACCACCTTGAAGAAGAACCTGGCTGACGAGGATGCTGTGTCTTGCCTGGTGCTGGGCACTGAGAACAAGGAGCTCCTGGTGCTTGACCCCGAGGCCTTCACCATTTTAGCAAAG ATGAGCCTTCCCAGCGTCCCCGTCTTCCTAGAGGTTTCTGGCCAGTTTGATGTCGAATTCCGGCTTGCTGCGGCCTGCCGCAATGGAAACATCTACATTATGAGAAG AGACTCCAAGCACCCCAAGTACTGCATCGAGCTGAGCGCCCAGCCTGTAGGACTTGTCCGAGTACACAAGATCCTGGTTGTGGGCAGCACCCAAGACAGCCTGCACGGCTTCACCCACAAG GGTAAGAAGCTGTGGACAGTGCAGATGCCCGCAGCCATCCTGACCATGAACCTCCTGGAGCAGCATTCCCGGGGCCTGCAGGCCGTCATGGCTGGGCTGGCCAATGGAGAGGTTCGCATTTATCGCGACAAGGCCCTGCTCAACGTCATCCGCACCCCG GATGCAGTGACCAGCCTTTGCTTTGGCCGTTATGGGCGGGAGGACAACACCCTCATCATGACCACACGAG GCGGCGGACTGATCATCAAAATCCTGAAGCGTACAGCAGTGTTTGTAGAGGGAGGAAGTGAGCTGGGTCCCCCACCAGCCCAGGCCATCAAACTCAGTGTGCCTCGAAAGACCCGGCTTTATGTGGATCAGACACTGCGAGAGCGGGAGGCTGGCACCG CCATGCACCGGGCCTTCCAGACAGATCTCTACCTGCTGCGCCTGCGGGCTGCCCGCACCTACCTGCAGGCCcttgagtccagcctgagccCCGTGTCCACGACAGCCCGAGAGCCACTGAAGCTGCACGCCATG GTTCAGGGCCTGGGCCCCACCTTTAAGCTCACACTTCACCTGCAGAACACCTCGACAGCCCGTCCTATCCTGGGGCTGCTGATCTGCTTCCTGTACAACGAGGCGCTCTATGCCCTGCCCCGGGCCTTCTTCAAG GTACCCTTGCTGGTGCCAGGGCTCAGCTACCCCCTGGAGACCTTTGTGGAGAGTCTCAGTAACAAGGGAATCTCAGACATCATCAAG GTGCTGGTCCTTCGAGAAGGCCAAAGCGCACCCCTGCTGAGCGCCCACGTCAACATGCCCGGGAGTGAGGGGCTGGTGGCCACCTGA
- the BBS1 gene encoding BBSome complex member BBS1 isoform X6: protein MTKSPLPALPAAAATFFMEPHEPRTPALALASGPCVYVYKNLRPYFKFSLPQLPPNPLEQDLWNQAKEDQIDPLTLKEMLESIRETAEEPLSVQSLSFLQLELSEMEAFVNQHKSKSIKRQTVITTMTTLKKNLADEDAVSCLVLGTENKELLVLDPEAFTILAKMSLPSVPVFLEVSGQFDVEFRLAAACRNGNIYIMRRDSKHPKYCIELSAQPVGLVRVHKILVVGSTQDSLHGFTHKGKKLWTVQMPAAILTMNLLEQHSRGLQAVMAGLANGEVRIYRDKALLNVIRTPDAVTSLCFGRYGREDNTLIMTTRGGGLIIKILKRTAVFVEGGSELGPPPAQAIKLSVPRKTRLYVDQTLREREAGTAMHRAFQTDLYLLRLRAARTYLQALESSLSPVSTTAREPLKLHAMVQGLGPTFKLTLHLQNTSTARPILGLLICFLYNEALYALPRAFFKVPLLVPGLSYPLETFVESLSNKGISDIIKVLVLREGQSAPLLSAHVNMPGSEGLVAT, encoded by the exons ATGACCAAAAGCCCGCTACCTGCTCTACCAGCTGCGGCCGCCACCTTCTTCATGGAGCCACATGAGCCCCGGACCCCAGCTCTGGCACTTGCTTCAGGCccttgtgtctatgtgtataaGAATCTCAGACCCTACTTCAAGTTCAGCCTGCCCCAATTGCCTCCAAACCCTCTGGAACAAGACCTTTGGAACCAGGCCAAAGAG GACCAGATCGACCCCTTAACCCTGAaggagatgctggagagcatCCG AGAGACAGCAGAGGAGCCTTTATCCGTCCAGTCACTCAG TTTTCTGCAGCTGGAGCTGAGTGAAATGGAGGCATTTGTAAACCAACACAAGTCCAAGTCCATCAAGCGGCAG ACAGTCATCACCACCATGACCACCTTGAAGAAGAACCTGGCTGACGAGGATGCTGTGTCTTGCCTGGTGCTGGGCACTGAGAACAAGGAGCTCCTGGTGCTTGACCCCGAGGCCTTCACCATTTTAGCAAAG ATGAGCCTTCCCAGCGTCCCCGTCTTCCTAGAGGTTTCTGGCCAGTTTGATGTCGAATTCCGGCTTGCTGCGGCCTGCCGCAATGGAAACATCTACATTATGAGAAG AGACTCCAAGCACCCCAAGTACTGCATCGAGCTGAGCGCCCAGCCTGTAGGACTTGTCCGAGTACACAAGATCCTGGTTGTGGGCAGCACCCAAGACAGCCTGCACGGCTTCACCCACAAG GGTAAGAAGCTGTGGACAGTGCAGATGCCCGCAGCCATCCTGACCATGAACCTCCTGGAGCAGCATTCCCGGGGCCTGCAGGCCGTCATGGCTGGGCTGGCCAATGGAGAGGTTCGCATTTATCGCGACAAGGCCCTGCTCAACGTCATCCGCACCCCG GATGCAGTGACCAGCCTTTGCTTTGGCCGTTATGGGCGGGAGGACAACACCCTCATCATGACCACACGAG GCGGCGGACTGATCATCAAAATCCTGAAGCGTACAGCAGTGTTTGTAGAGGGAGGAAGTGAGCTGGGTCCCCCACCAGCCCAGGCCATCAAACTCAGTGTGCCTCGAAAGACCCGGCTTTATGTGGATCAGACACTGCGAGAGCGGGAGGCTGGCACCG CCATGCACCGGGCCTTCCAGACAGATCTCTACCTGCTGCGCCTGCGGGCTGCCCGCACCTACCTGCAGGCCcttgagtccagcctgagccCCGTGTCCACGACAGCCCGAGAGCCACTGAAGCTGCACGCCATG GTTCAGGGCCTGGGCCCCACCTTTAAGCTCACACTTCACCTGCAGAACACCTCGACAGCCCGTCCTATCCTGGGGCTGCTGATCTGCTTCCTGTACAACGAGGCGCTCTATGCCCTGCCCCGGGCCTTCTTCAAG GTACCCTTGCTGGTGCCAGGGCTCAGCTACCCCCTGGAGACCTTTGTGGAGAGTCTCAGTAACAAGGGAATCTCAGACATCATCAAG GTGCTGGTCCTTCGAGAAGGCCAAAGCGCACCCCTGCTGAGCGCCCACGTCAACATGCCCGGGAGTGAGGGGCTGGTGGCCACCTGA
- the BBS1 gene encoding BBSome complex member BBS1 isoform X3 has protein sequence MAAVSSSDTDGCGAESNEANSKWLDAHYDPMANIHTFSACLALADLHGDGEYKLVVGDLGPGGQQPRLKVLKGPLVMTKSPLPALPAAAATFFMEPHEPRTPALALASGPCVYVYKNLRPYFKFSLPQLPPNPLEQDLWNQAKEDQIDPLTLKEMLESIRCYAGPSLCRETAEEPLSVQSLSFLQLELSEMEAFVNQHKSKSIKRQTVITTMTTLKKNLADEDAVSCLVLGTENKELLVLDPEAFTILAKMSLPSVPVFLEVSGQFDVEFRLAAACRNGNIYIMRRDSKHPKYCIELSAQPVGLVRVHKILVVGSTQDSLHGFTHKGKKLWTVQMPAAILTMNLLEQHSRGLQAVMAGLANGEVRIYRDKALLNVIRTPDAVTSLCFGRYGREDNTLIMTTRAMHRAFQTDLYLLRLRAARTYLQALESSLSPVSTTAREPLKLHAMVQGLGPTFKLTLHLQNTSTARPILGLLICFLYNEALYALPRAFFKVPLLVPGLSYPLETFVESLSNKGISDIIKVLVLREGQSAPLLSAHVNMPGSEGLVAT, from the exons ATGGCCGCTGTGTCCTCATCGGATACCGACGGCTGCGGAGCTGAGAG CAATGAGGCCAATTCGAAATGGTTGGATGCGCACTACGACCCAATGGCCAACATCCACACCTTTTCTGCCTGCTTAG CGCTGGCAGATTTGCATGGGGATGGGGAATACAAG CTGGTGGTAGGAGACCTTGGCCCTGGTGGGCAGCAGCCCCGCCTGAAGGTGCTCAAAGGACCACTGGTGATGACCAAAAGCCCGCTACCTGCTCTACCAGCTGCGGCCGCCACCTTCTTCATGGAGCCACATGAGCCCCGGACCCCAGCTCTGGCACTTGCTTCAGGCccttgtgtctatgtgtataaGAATCTCAGACCCTACTTCAAGTTCAGCCTGCCCCAATTGCCTCCAAACCCTCTGGAACAAGACCTTTGGAACCAGGCCAAAGAG GACCAGATCGACCCCTTAACCCTGAaggagatgctggagagcatCCG CTGCTATGCTGGCCCCTCTCTTTGCAGAGAGACAGCAGAGGAGCCTTTATCCGTCCAGTCACTCAG TTTTCTGCAGCTGGAGCTGAGTGAAATGGAGGCATTTGTAAACCAACACAAGTCCAAGTCCATCAAGCGGCAG ACAGTCATCACCACCATGACCACCTTGAAGAAGAACCTGGCTGACGAGGATGCTGTGTCTTGCCTGGTGCTGGGCACTGAGAACAAGGAGCTCCTGGTGCTTGACCCCGAGGCCTTCACCATTTTAGCAAAG ATGAGCCTTCCCAGCGTCCCCGTCTTCCTAGAGGTTTCTGGCCAGTTTGATGTCGAATTCCGGCTTGCTGCGGCCTGCCGCAATGGAAACATCTACATTATGAGAAG AGACTCCAAGCACCCCAAGTACTGCATCGAGCTGAGCGCCCAGCCTGTAGGACTTGTCCGAGTACACAAGATCCTGGTTGTGGGCAGCACCCAAGACAGCCTGCACGGCTTCACCCACAAG GGTAAGAAGCTGTGGACAGTGCAGATGCCCGCAGCCATCCTGACCATGAACCTCCTGGAGCAGCATTCCCGGGGCCTGCAGGCCGTCATGGCTGGGCTGGCCAATGGAGAGGTTCGCATTTATCGCGACAAGGCCCTGCTCAACGTCATCCGCACCCCG GATGCAGTGACCAGCCTTTGCTTTGGCCGTTATGGGCGGGAGGACAACACCCTCATCATGACCACACGAG CCATGCACCGGGCCTTCCAGACAGATCTCTACCTGCTGCGCCTGCGGGCTGCCCGCACCTACCTGCAGGCCcttgagtccagcctgagccCCGTGTCCACGACAGCCCGAGAGCCACTGAAGCTGCACGCCATG GTTCAGGGCCTGGGCCCCACCTTTAAGCTCACACTTCACCTGCAGAACACCTCGACAGCCCGTCCTATCCTGGGGCTGCTGATCTGCTTCCTGTACAACGAGGCGCTCTATGCCCTGCCCCGGGCCTTCTTCAAG GTACCCTTGCTGGTGCCAGGGCTCAGCTACCCCCTGGAGACCTTTGTGGAGAGTCTCAGTAACAAGGGAATCTCAGACATCATCAAG GTGCTGGTCCTTCGAGAAGGCCAAAGCGCACCCCTGCTGAGCGCCCACGTCAACATGCCCGGGAGTGAGGGGCTGGTGGCCACCTGA